The proteins below are encoded in one region of Limnohabitans sp. 63ED37-2:
- the phaR gene encoding polyhydroxyalkanoate synthesis repressor PhaR: MAVPHQEFSVPVKPQAESTKPAASGSAAEHQSVRTIKKYPNRRLYDTQSSTYVTLAEIKKLVMAASPMVVVDAKTGEDLTRSILLQIILEEESAGVPMFSEAVLSNIIRFYGHAMQGHMGSYLESHVQSFMDWQSKLSESSPALSPEVWAQFMQWQTPMMHNMFSGLANPSQNVMTQMQEQMQKQIQKNTEQLLGVMGLRT, translated from the coding sequence ATGGCAGTGCCCCATCAGGAGTTTTCAGTGCCGGTCAAGCCCCAAGCCGAGTCGACCAAACCAGCCGCGAGCGGCAGCGCTGCTGAGCACCAGTCTGTGCGCACCATCAAGAAATACCCCAATCGGCGCTTGTACGACACACAAAGCTCCACCTATGTGACGCTCGCCGAGATCAAAAAACTGGTCATGGCCGCATCGCCCATGGTGGTGGTGGACGCCAAAACCGGCGAAGACCTGACACGGTCCATCCTGCTGCAGATCATTTTGGAAGAGGAATCGGCCGGTGTGCCCATGTTCAGCGAGGCGGTGCTGTCCAACATCATCCGTTTTTATGGCCATGCCATGCAGGGGCACATGGGTTCTTATTTGGAGAGCCATGTGCAGTCCTTCATGGATTGGCAAAGCAAGCTCAGCGAATCCAGTCCGGCGCTCAGCCCGGAAGTGTGGGCCCAGTTCATGCAGTGGCAAACGCCCATGATGCACAACATGTTTTCGGGCCTGGCCAACCCCTCGCAAAACGTGATGACGCAGATGCAGGAGCAGATGCAAAAGCAGATCCAAAAGAACACCGAACAACTCTTGGGTGTCATGGGTTTGAGGACTTGA